A genomic region of Rhodothermia bacterium contains the following coding sequences:
- a CDS encoding helix-turn-helix transcriptional regulator, translating to MGSREILIKFGQRVRQLRKEKNLSQEELSFKADLHRTYIGMIERAEKNITLVNIEKIANALETSIDNLLKFDNGK from the coding sequence ATGGGAAGCAGAGAAATTTTAATAAAATTCGGACAACGTGTTAGACAGTTGAGAAAAGAAAAGAATCTTTCACAAGAAGAACTTTCTTTCAAAGCTGACCTTCATAGGACGTATATCGGGATGATAGAACGTGCCGAAAAAAATATAACTCTTGTCAATATTGAAAAAATTGCAAATGCTTTAGAAACAAGTATTGACAATTTATTGAAGTTTGACAATGGGAAGTGA
- a CDS encoding MunI family type II restriction endonuclease, whose translation MGSDSNRLRKKWQDYSGNNAGHAERSFHETFTNLFEGTEYSVRSQPNEFSKIYVNVPLSEKVLAEIYAPDIEITRHGVFPDYAITNRETQKTIYIEVKRQDGWVEGKPRSAGRGNAHERSCKFFTPGLQKILREAGNLGEDILPFWTVFQGDITRDPCRVREITCWYDDLDAHFFFWRDAANPESLIEHFIEKIKPLLD comes from the coding sequence ATGGGAAGTGACTCAAATCGTCTAAGAAAAAAATGGCAAGACTATAGTGGAAATAATGCAGGACACGCTGAAAGAAGTTTTCACGAAACATTTACAAATTTGTTTGAAGGTACTGAATATTCGGTAAGATCTCAACCAAATGAGTTTAGTAAAATATATGTAAATGTACCTCTAAGCGAAAAAGTACTCGCTGAAATTTACGCACCTGATATTGAAATTACAAGACACGGGGTTTTCCCAGATTATGCAATAACAAACAGAGAAACACAAAAGACAATTTATATTGAAGTTAAAAGACAGGACGGTTGGGTTGAAGGTAAACCACGTTCCGCAGGTCGGGGTAATGCACACGAAAGGTCTTGTAAGTTTTTTACACCAGGTTTGCAGAAAATATTAAGGGAAGCAGGTAATCTTGGTGAGGACATACTTCCCTTTTGGACAGTTTTTCAAGGAGATATTACAAGAGACCCATGCCGAGTAAGAGAGATAACTTGTTGGTATGATGATTTAGATGCACATTTTTTCTTTTGGAGAGATGCTGCAAATCCCGAATCCTTAATAGAACATTTTATTGAGAAGATAAAACCTCTATTGGATTAA
- a CDS encoding transcriptional regulator, producing MEQKDLFGNIIQSTGKQKVVSGYRIYDAEQKRRTVRNDLPSLYPDLPEKKYDIIYCDPPWDYGGKMQFDKSGKKDFNRNWEKNIFISAANFQYPTVKTRDLMKIPITEIAKDDCLLFMWVTSPHMEQGIALGKAWGFEFRTVAFVWDKMVHNPGQYTLSYCEMCLVFKRGRIPTPRGSRNEKQLVRVPRSEHSQKPIEVLKAIERMFPMQDKIELFARHKPDGWDVWGLDVREEYEDDVNPIEVLSSQ from the coding sequence ATGGAACAAAAAGACTTATTCGGAAACATTATTCAGTCCACCGGAAAACAAAAAGTTGTTTCGGGTTATCGTATTTATGATGCCGAACAAAAAAGAAGGACTGTAAGAAATGATTTACCAAGCCTATATCCCGACTTACCCGAAAAAAAATATGACATTATATATTGTGACCCACCTTGGGATTACGGTGGCAAAATGCAGTTTGATAAAAGTGGGAAAAAGGATTTCAATAGAAACTGGGAAAAGAATATATTCATAAGTGCTGCCAATTTTCAGTACCCCACAGTTAAAACAAGGGATTTGATGAAAATCCCAATTACAGAAATTGCAAAAGATGATTGTCTGTTATTTATGTGGGTGACAAGTCCACATATGGAACAAGGTATCGCATTAGGAAAGGCTTGGGGCTTTGAATTTAGAACTGTTGCGTTTGTTTGGGATAAGATGGTTCATAATCCCGGTCAATATACATTGTCTTATTGCGAAATGTGTTTAGTTTTCAAACGGGGTCGGATACCAACACCAAGAGGTTCACGAAATGAAAAACAACTTGTACGAGTTCCGAGAAGTGAACACAGTCAAAAGCCAATAGAGGTGTTAAAAGCAATTGAGAGAATGTTTCCTATGCAAGATAAAATAGAGTTGTTTGCAAGACACAAACCCGATGGCTGGGATGTTTGGGGGCTTGATGTAAGAGAAGAGTATGAAGATGACGTTAATCCAATAGAGGTTTTATCTTCTCAATAA